The following proteins are encoded in a genomic region of Deinococcus carri:
- a CDS encoding HAD family phosphatase, with protein MSLTFPARPAGVLFDMDGVLTANNAFHRQAWQEVAAELLNLTLTGHDLDTKVDGGRNPEILERLTGKPPEEPFLRRFHEAKEGRYRELAHGQLREVAGLRAYLDALEARRLPFALVTSADAVNVEFGLEALGLGGRFGPRVLGEHVTRGKPHPEPFLRGAALLGLDPAACLAHEDAVNGVRSAAGAGCTVVALTTTAPAEALLAAGAALAVPDFTRWETWLA; from the coding sequence GTGAGCCTGACGTTCCCGGCCCGCCCGGCAGGGGTGCTGTTCGACATGGACGGCGTGCTGACCGCCAACAACGCCTTTCACCGCCAGGCGTGGCAGGAGGTGGCCGCCGAGCTGCTGAACCTGACCCTCACGGGGCACGACCTCGACACCAAGGTGGACGGCGGGCGCAACCCCGAGATTCTGGAGCGGCTGACCGGAAAGCCCCCCGAGGAACCCTTTCTGCGCCGCTTCCATGAGGCGAAGGAGGGCCGCTACCGGGAGCTGGCCCACGGGCAACTGCGCGAGGTCGCGGGCCTGAGGGCCTACCTGGACGCGCTGGAGGCCCGCCGCCTTCCCTTCGCCCTGGTCACGAGTGCCGACGCCGTGAATGTCGAGTTCGGCCTGGAGGCGCTGGGCCTCGGCGGGCGCTTCGGGCCGCGGGTGCTGGGCGAACACGTCACCCGCGGCAAGCCCCACCCGGAGCCGTTTCTACGGGGCGCGGCCCTGCTGGGCCTGGACCCGGCCGCCTGCCTCGCCCACGAGGACGCGGTGAACGGCGTCCGCAGCGCGGCGGGCGCGGGCTGCACCGTGGTGGCGCTGACGACCACCGCCCCGGCGGAGGCGCTGCTGGCGGCGGGCGCGGCGCTGGCCGTCCCCGACTTCACACGCTGGGAGACCTGGCTCGCATGA
- a CDS encoding YraN family protein codes for MKGADAEARAEAHLRALGREVVTRNYRIPGGEIDLVSRDGAVLVFTEVRQRRSARFGSAAESVTLRKLALMQRAALAYLLREHGRDDLPCRLEVLTIDGPADTGTLTLLPLEG; via the coding sequence GTGAAGGGAGCCGACGCCGAGGCCCGCGCCGAGGCACACCTCAGGGCGCTGGGGCGGGAGGTGGTGACCCGCAACTACCGCATTCCGGGCGGCGAGATTGACCTGGTGAGCCGCGACGGGGCGGTGCTGGTCTTCACCGAGGTCCGCCAGCGCCGTTCCGCCCGCTTCGGCAGCGCCGCCGAGAGCGTCACCCTGCGCAAGCTCGCGCTGATGCAGCGCGCCGCCCTGGCCTACCTCCTGCGCGAGCATGGCCGCGACGACCTCCCCTGCCGCCTGGAAGTCCTGACGATTGACGGCCCCGCCGACACGGGCACCCTCACGCTGCTGCCGCTGGAAGGCTAG